Within the Trichoderma breve strain T069 chromosome 3, whole genome shotgun sequence genome, the region CAAGGGTTGATCCAAGTACAGTGCGTGAGCTGCGTGTTGAAATAGCTACAGCTCTGCTTTAAGCCAGCAAATCAAGTTCGAGTTGGTGACAATGCGGGTGAGAGAGTTGGTGCTCGGATTAGCCTCGGCACACGAGCTGCTCCGACTTACAGCGCAAGACCCCCTAGAAATCCACGATCTACAGGGCATCTCCCGTGCTCTAGGCGGCTCCAACACTGCTTACAGCTATCGGTAAAACTCATAGCCTAACTGGCATCGTGTCCGACCTCGCAGTTCTTCCATTTCGTTATTTCCTCGTTATATGTCACCACTATTTGCCTCACCCGTGATGACATCTACATGTGTATTATAGGTAGATTGACTTCCACAGAGtcaaaagaagacaaagaccGAATGTACCTTTTTTCATTTATACTCTACTAATGCACCAGACTCTCCTTGATGCTTGAGCTTGACGCTTCCCCTGCATCAAAATGTATGGACCATAAAAGCAATCCATCTAGCTGTCTCCCCCCTTGAACCCCCAGCTTCATCCAACCGCAACCTATGCTATTCTGTAGATGCATGCTTTCCCTCTCCAGGTACTACAAATGCtgagcaagaaaaaaaaaagtaaaagaataATCCGTCGTTCTCTGGACGCCTTGCCACGTTTGGAAGAATAAATACAACAAGACACAGCCCCATGCTCGTAACTCATCAGAAGCAACCCTTACCCAAATCCATATGTACTGAAAACTGCAATCCCCGCTCACGCCATGTAGCGATACATCGACGGtgcgccgtcttcgtctgGCCGCTCCAGATATTCTCTCACAATGAGATCCTCGATCCGCCTCTTAATCAGAGAGACTTCGGGCTTGAAGCGGCCTACCAGCTGCGACAGGACTTCGCTCACCAGCTGAGAGTGATTGAGTTCCTTTCGCGCCCTGATAATAACTGATTAATAGTTGCCCGGAAAATTATAGTCACAGCTGTGGTTTTCAAACTTACTTCATAATTCTCACAATTGCGGCGTCGACAATGTGAGCTCGGGTTTggttgttcttttcttccgtcgtctttctctcctccttaTCTTCGACCTTGGagacggcgttgatgataGGTGCCTTGATTCTGATCGTCTTGCTCTGGAAAGAAGCATTGAAAGAAAACCTGTCGGTAGGCTTTATGTTCTTTGTTGGCGGGTCTTTGGCCAGAACTCGAGACTTGGGCGCCACGGCAATTGCCATGAGTGCCCGCGTCAGATCTGACGTTGACATGTTTGTCTTGGCCTGAATCTCTTCAAAGCTAAGgctctctccgtctcttAGATCGTTGAACAACATGAGGACAACCATGCCATAGGTGGGAACGTTCATTTCATAACGACGTTCCCGCGCCAATGGGCCAGATTTCCCCTCGATAGCCGGAAATACGCACTTGATATCCGCGCTGCCGGTTGTACCAATCCATGTGAGCTTTCGACCGTTGCGATTTGTCAGGTAAAACTGCTCAAAGCTAGCCTGCAGTCGTTTAACTTCAGGTGGGTAGGTGCAGCCCATCCTTGGGGTCTCTCCAAGCTGAGCAGAGCGGCCCATGACCTCTTGGGGCCAGTAGTTGGTGGTGAGGACGTTGACATTGAGATCGATGGTGTGTCCTTCGGGGTCCAGCTTGCGGATATGGTCGCGGTACGTCGATGTCAACTCTGACGAGGTGACGAGATCTCTAAACATGCCTTCAAATTTGCTTGTAAACTGCTGTCCCATTTCCTGCTTCATCCGTGATATGATCTGCTTTTCCACATCATGACTTTCTGATTTACCATGGAGTAGTCGACGAGCCAGGTGGCGTTGGTAGTATGTCTGGAAGAGATCCTTATCCAACAGATAACGAATGAGCACGATTGCCTTCTCCAGGATGGCATCTACCTCGGCTTCCGTCTTGCCTCTTATGCCTCTCTTCAGGCTGTCgtcgatgaagagagagacgtaTTCCGAGCTTCGATTAAACAGGTTGATGAAATCGGCAAAGCTCTTGGTCAGAGCTGTTTGGAGAACCAGGTCTTCTTGAAAGCATGCTTCCAGCATGTAGTCAAACTTATCTTTCAGCCGAAGCACGTCGTCGACCCATCtgatggctgctgctgtttgtTGCGCGGCCGGATTGAGCGTTTTGGCCTTGTCGCCATCTCCTccgtcctcgccctcaccCTGTCCTGTCGAAAAATCAGTGTTCTTCAACACATTCTCAATCTCCAGTCCCAGTTCGACAACTCTCTTTTGTAAAATTTCACGAAGGGCCGTCTTCTTATCATCCACCCTCGAGATGAGTCTGTACAAAATGCTGAGGTCGTCTATCTTGTCGTTGTCAATCATCCACCTGAGGCCACTGCCCTCCATGGCAAGAAAGTCATCCAAGTGACCAAGAATAAGCTTCTTGTCCACCACGTCCGACACCTTGGGAAGGGTTTCGCGTTCTATAGTGGTGCCGCAgcggtcttcttcttccgaaAGCCTGGTCTCAGTGTGCCGAAGCCAAGTGCTAGCATCAGATTCTCGTAGTAGCCGGTCGCACTCTCTCGAGTAGAAAGTTTCGCTGTTGCTGAGGAATCGAGGTTCAAAGATGGTAAGATAGAGCTTACTACTCTCCGATTCGTCCTCAGTTTCGTACAGGCAGCTCAGCATCCGGCTGCAGCTACGGATAAGATTTCGATCAATGACATCTCCACGTCTCTCCATGTCAATCTGATCTAGCATGACGGAAATAAGAATGTCCACAATCAAGCTGTCGGAATTCGCGTTAAGGCATGAGCGTAATATATGGTCTCGGAATAGGGCAATGGTGGTGGCAAAGATGGGGACTCGGCGTGGCTCCTGTTGCGTGTAGCCCCGATCTAGGTACATGAGGATATCTGCCGTCATATTCATGGACATGTTGTGATCTTCCCAAGTATCTCGAAGGCCCTTGAGGAACTTTTCGCCCGTTTGTCGCCGCTCGTTGACAGAGGCCGCTGACGAATTGTCGATGCCAATGTTGATAAGGCTCTTAGTGACCAAGACTTCAATCTTTGGAATGACGTGCATGGCAAACCATTGCTCCTCAAactccttgaccttgtcgtACAGAACTTCACCCTTCTTCTTAAGCACGATCTTATAAGCCGCTCGGTATAACTCTTCGAAGGAGAGACGTCCGCAGCTCTTGTTGTGGATATCGCGCAACGCTTCTTGAATCATGTTCCAGCATGCATCGAAGTCGGCTCCCTCGCCGCCAGGGCCATTGGGCTGTGAAGAATTATTAGCTGCTGATCCGCaagccttggccttgaagagagagggtTCTAGAGTTTGCGCCTGCGCATGGGAAAATAACTGCTTGCTCTCGCTAGAACCCATCGTGGTATGTCTGGTGGAGCGGAAGAAGTTGATCGAGACGGCAACTCATCGAGAGCAGCGGCGTTGATAGGCCTCAGCCTCGCATAGCAGGATGCGCCCAAGATGCGCTGAGCAGTGAGGAGGGGATGCGCCGTGAATTGGGGGTTCAGGTCCAGCCTGCAACTTACACGCACAATCCGACGAGGTGGGCGGATGCGCCCTCGAGCCCCCGCTCCCCCTCGCCCTGAAATCATAGCTGCTTCAGCTCTCCGTGAGGAACCAAGAGGCAAAATCGAGTAGGTGAAGTGTCAGGAAGACAACTGTCGTGGAAGCCCAGTCGCGGCACAAGAGGCCCCAAAAACGCTGGTCGCACAGATAGTGGGGGTTTGCAGAGCTAATAGGTACAGAATGGTAGGCAGCTGGCTGGTCAGGGCTTCAGCTGGTGTGTTCGGCAGAGGGCCAAAGATGGCGTGAATATTCAATATTCAGCGGAAGAATAGACGGGACGGTGATGGTGGAATAATTTGCATTCTCCCCATCGAGGTGGACAAGAAACGAACGCTTGCTGGACAAGGTGAAGGAGCTTGAAGCTGCCTGTGACAAAGCATCAAACGGGTGAATCGAATAGTAACTCCGGCCCGAAGAGAAATGCCGGGGTTTCCTCTTGAACGAAGCATCGTCTATTATCGATAAACAGTTTTCTAGCACGAGTAGCAATTGGGTGGAGACGCTCGTAGTAAGCAGAAGCTTTAAAGTTCgaggtacggagtacatggGAGCTGTCATTTGATGTGGCGGGGAGaaaagtacggagtacattgTTCTGAGTTACGCCTTCACGTGAGTGAGGTCGATTTCCATCAATGAACCTGGAAGCCCGGTACCTGTACGATGGTACCTCCCGCCAGCTACAGAGTCACGTGCCCTCCTTGGCTTCCCAAACCCAGCTAACTGCCATTAGTAACGACTGCCCAGCTAATGAATGGGCAACTATTTTTCCGACCGACAATTGAAGGCATCCGCCAGCCTTGCAATATAAACCGTGAGACGAGGCAACGCGCGTGACGAGGCACATCGGAATCCCTGAATTCATCCCACAACAGGCCACAAAGGCCTCTGCCGTCGCCATGAAGCTCGTCAGGTGAGCGAGATCCCCCAAGCTGCAGAATTCCGCTTGAATTGTCCCGTCGAGCGAGCAGCGTCTCTATCCAGCCCCATGCTTGTTCTGAGCTTTTGAGCTTCACGACGCTGACAATTGCGCCATGGCAGGTTTTTGATGAAGTGCGCCAACGAAACGGTGACCATTGAATTGAAAAATGGTACGCTCCAAACCCCCAATGCGAGTTCCCAGTTGGTTCTCAGTGTCGCGCAGCTTCAATCAAACGAGCATGACATGACAGTCTCAACTAACCAACCCCGCGTCAGGCACCATCGTCCACGGCACCATCTCCTCAGTCACTCCCCAGATGAACGTCGCCCTCCGCACGGTCAAGATGACGGCTCGCGGCCAGGACTCCATCGCCCTCGACACCATGAACATCCGAGGCTCAACAATCCGATACTTTATCCTCCCCGACTCCCTGCCTCTCGACACCCTGCTAATCGACGACGcacccaagcccaagaacaAAGCCAGAAAGGAGGCTGACAGAGGAGGTCGCGGAGGCCgtggtggccgtggtggcCGAGGTCGCGGTCGTGGCCGCGGACGTGGACGTGGCTAAAGCAACAATTGGGACGATAATAACACGACAAAGGATAGAGAAACCGAGGCACTatatctcttttttttattttcaaaGTTGGGCCGGGCCGAGGGTCGATATCGTTGAGAGAAAGGTCTTTCTAAACGATACAGAACAAAGGAAACCATTTTTGACTTCAACGGACTGTGGAGGCGTCGCAAGCTGCGATGGAAACGGCGTTTGGGATGCGTTTTGCCCAcataaaaaattaaagaaacAAACGACACTTGTTCCGGGgggggagatggaagaggtggGGTTCAGCGCTTTGATATTCGGCCAAAAAAATCTATTTCGAGATGACAAGATATTCGAATATATAAATTGCCAGTCCGTTTCTATGTACATTGCGAATTCGTCTGATGTAAGGAGGCTGTTTCCCTTGGAAGAACAATGTCCAAGCCCTTTCACAGCATCAAACGAAATGCGCTCTCCCAGCTGTAGACTTTGATACCTGATGACATCCAGCTGAATATAGTGACGGAGCGGTAGAAGGGATGTCGTGTAGCTCACTCCTGCTGGGAGCCCTCAGTTCCTAAACAGCAATGTCCAGTTTAGGCATTGGAGATCATTATCCAAACATCTCACTCATAAACCCCTAAATCCCAAAACATCCATCCGTAAGCCCTCACGGCGACGAATCTCGCCATATCCGCACAATCTGCAACTTCTCCCACCCAGCCGTCTTCCCACTCGACCCAACCGTCTCCGCCCTCCACCCGTCCCCCCAAGCCCGTATCCTCTCCTTCACAACCTCAGGCTTATTCTGCGCGCAAAGAAGTACATACGCACAACCTCTCTCGGACAGAATCTCAGGTAACCCGTCAATCAGCCTATCCGTCGTCTCCATGCCGTCCGCCCCGCCGGCATACGACAGCGCCAGCAAATACGAATCATCGTCAAACGTCGTCTTGGGGGAAAAGTCCTCTGTGAAGGTCTGCGGGCGCTCGGGCATTTCCGACGTCGGCACGTATGGCGGGTTGAAGACGAGCACGTCGACGGAGCGGTTCCTCAAGGGGGCGGCAAGGTCACCCATGACGGAGCCCAGATACAGTCCGTGAGTGATTTCATTGTTACTGCTTTCTGCGAGGGAATCGGCTTGGGCTTTTGCTACGGTGGTGATTGTTGCGCGGCAGGCGAAGGCGTTCATGTCGACGCCGGCAGTGAGGATGTGGGAGGTGCCGAAGAGGGTCTTTGCGTGGGCGGTGATGAAGGCGAGGACGACGCCGGATCCTGTGCCGAGCTCGACGACGAATGGAatagctggagaagatgagaatgtGTCATGGAGGAACTGCGTCtcggaggatgaggagagggtgtcgaggaggaggaacgAGTCTTCGGCGGGCTCGTAGACACGCTCGTAGGGGACGTGAGAGGTATCTGGTGTGGGAAGCATGATATTGTGTTTgatgagaggagaggaattGGTGAGTTTGTTTGGTATATGAGATTGGAGATGGTGAGAGCTTCATGAAGACTTTTTTTAGGTAGGTTGAAGAAAGTTGACTGATAGAATGGCGGATGGTGGGGCCACGTGATGTCATGAGAGATGAAGGAAATATATACAGTCATTATTGTTTTTATTAAAATcattacttatataaatgAATCCAAAAGGTTGAATCGATAACAATTCATGGTATTCTTTGAAATCAAATGTGCACAGTTGCTCTTCTCAAGCAAGACATAGCTCAACTCCCCAAGCCCCAAAAATGCCCCTCCCAAAAACACCATAAACCCAACTCTCACCACCCAACTCCAGCCTCTCTTCTCACAACCCCCTAACCTTTCCAAAATCACAAAAATCACAAAATCACACACCCCCTCGTCTCC harbors:
- a CDS encoding cullin family domain-containing protein → MISGRGGAGARGRIRPPRRIVRPNGPGGEGADFDACWNMIQEALRDIHNKSCGRLSFEELYRAAYKIVLKKKGEVLYDKIEVLVTKSLINIGIDNSSAASVNERRQTGEKFLKGLRDTWEDHNMSMNMTADILMYLDRGYTQQEPRRVPIFATTIALFRDHILRSCLNANSDSLIVDILISVMLDQIDMERRGDVIDRNLIRSCSRMLSCLYETEDESESSKLYLTIFEPRFLSNSETFYSRECDRLLRESDASTWLRHTETRLSEEEDRCGTTIERETLPKVSDVVDKKLILGHLDDFLAMEGSGLRWMIDNDKIDDLSILYRLISRVDDKKTALREILQKRVVELGLEIENVLKNTDFSTGQGEGEDGGDGDKAKTLNPAAQQTAAAIRWVDDVLRLKDKFDYMLEACFQEDLVLQTALTKSFADFINLFNRSSEYVSLFIDDSLKRGIRGKTEAEVDAILEKAIVLIRYLLDKDLFQTYYQRHLARRLLHGKSESHDVEKQIISRMKQEMGQQFTSKFEGMFRDLVTSSELTSTYRDHIRKLDPEGHTIDLNVNVLTTNYWPQEVMGRSAQLGETPRMGCTYPPEVKRLQASFEQFYLTNRNGRKLTWIGTTGSADIKCVFPAIEGKSGPLARERRYEMNVPTYGMVVLMLFNDLRDGESLSFEEIQAKTNMSTSDLTRALMAIAVAPKSRVLAKDPPTKNIKPTDRFSFNASFQSKTIRIKAPIINAVSKVEDKEERKTTEEKNNQTRAHIVDAAIVRIMKARKELNHSQLVSEVLSQLVGRFKPEVSLIKRRIEDLIVREYLERPDEDGAPSMYRYMA
- a CDS encoding LSM domain-containing protein, which produces MKLVRFLMKCANETVTIELKNGTIVHGTISSVTPQMNVALRTVKMTARGQDSIALDTMNIRGSTIRYFILPDSLPLDTLLIDDAPKPKNKARKEADRGGRGGRGGRGGRGRGRGRGRGRG